The following coding sequences are from one Bacteroidota bacterium window:
- a CDS encoding type 1 glutamine amidotransferase domain-containing protein codes for MAQSDLTGMSVAIIVTDNFEESELTGPREALDNAGADTFLIAPKPEWVRGFRHDQAGDDFPVDQTLDEANPDEFDALLLPGGALNADRLRTEKRALEFVRRMNQEGKPIAFICHAPWVLISAGLVKDRRLTGFHTIKDDIINAGGKYEDTEVIRDRNWVSSRQPSDIHAFNEAMLELFSERVPAHA; via the coding sequence TGAGCGTGGCAATTATCGTCACCGACAATTTTGAAGAGTCCGAACTTACCGGTCCGCGCGAAGCGCTCGATAACGCGGGAGCGGATACTTTCCTAATCGCACCGAAACCTGAATGGGTAAGGGGATTCCGTCACGATCAGGCGGGAGATGATTTTCCGGTGGACCAGACCCTCGATGAAGCCAATCCGGATGAGTTCGACGCACTCCTGCTGCCCGGCGGCGCATTGAATGCAGATCGGCTCCGGACGGAGAAACGGGCGCTCGAATTCGTGCGAAGAATGAACCAAGAAGGAAAGCCGATTGCGTTCATCTGTCACGCACCTTGGGTCTTGATTTCCGCTGGTCTGGTGAAGGACCGTCGGCTTACCGGATTCCACACGATCAAAGACGATATCATCAATGCCGGTGGAAAGTATGAGGATACTGAGGTTATTCGCGACCGCAATTGGGTATCTTCTCGGCAGCCTTCAGACATTCATGCCTTCAATGAGGCCATGCTCGAACTCTTCAGCGAGCGCGTTCCGGCACATGCCTAA